Proteins encoded in a region of the Clostridium butyricum genome:
- a CDS encoding DUF445 family protein: protein MNLSNLILLLLQGGAGAVSGYVTNKYAVNMLFKEYTPFKIFDKVLLPAKFGGVIKNRKEQFIEEISELVERDIINSDTILANFNNENFEKVLNEIVKEFFNEELKKLINNMEFRDIHNYESIIDNILCCFTETLKVNSNLVDKVINEIDFNDDITFKVTTNICEKFIQEIEEEVAKTNFTSDCVKELYGKISEENISEILCCENLDLVEKNLTVNIEKSINNLFSNDEIILNILNNLHDKIDTKSIMIELQKNLYNKTLSDYITEEELDNICDKLFDVFMTYLNSNNGKSNFKEVSTFALNIIKDMDYTIYDILPEDSSKKLTEFINNSIHKMMPYFSEWINKNKDEFDVIIENSIDEAIGSLDPGIKKMIIAKVRALFLDNVSAKNQIVEKITNYIENYNIDENSIDEICDTILNYLRNTKISEIVESLQKTNIIENSQIENLFGFLKEQCNIHGRSIIYNLLNMQMSKTFKVLLKRDLDEIFECNIKQWINDLIITNKQNINNILLENLKTLISSNFQDFKKSTLSSIIDKETLTDNIEKINEFINKILNENKNILCHNMSSYLINGLTLLKNSEKAKDEIYKSTISIVKVNLLDKGNSNVYDVIYDNLCKDEVYESVTKVVKDILVKNLDLMLKGKVKGTIRNNLMQYDEDEICDLAQRFMGNELKPLSMFGGVLGFICGILFGLVFKNISINGFYSNMSEQILSILLMGFVGIITNVIAINMLFKPYTKNKFLSKIPFIRRFALGYIPAHKDNMSNAIGNVIDNDLLNRNYLYSILKQHKENIKIKLFETAEKNDFKIVSDFIISQKNIAEKSLNKIFFNYFINNKNKAIEKINSHLMNTKINENLIKKQLIDDIIEKAKIEEKIKEISFEYLENIIKSSHKVEEFILPEAKDKLGEYFNRGINKSINNIGNKIESIQMESIICEYVINIIKNKEISNKIIDNISYFISKNSKRYIINSIENSGSKLTSVILKDENTIETILNGKIKVFIDKNLFKLTEFAIYKIKILLIDNENFIKDNIKVKIGESLNFFEKMGYAMAGGDDIVDRAVNIMIHKNMPVFISDRFFEITNIIKDSFDNYLYKVKINEICSSLNEDNVNKFICGICENLNNNEYITKYYESSINTLLHSVLDNIDEEIIKTSVSKFHKEFCLIQGLISENIKNKEVSDYVYRVSENYVIQSIYNMEMQNIFKEYDLNNIKDLLNNISNKLEIEDFLKEKTFELMSVYIKNKRISNIVDKSIAQECLISKYTSLFDNSEFIENSTKIISDFSEILIRNEKNIFNYNTKSQIIDILCDSSLDSFINNSSNIIESIKLKAITKNQIELMNPKELHELFLSFSGTLFKKLYLYGAFGAVFGINLWIPVILGIKESIDTSNSNSDIVEEH, encoded by the coding sequence ATGAATTTATCAAATTTAATACTGTTATTATTGCAAGGTGGTGCCGGAGCTGTTTCTGGATATGTTACAAACAAATATGCAGTAAACATGCTTTTTAAGGAATATACTCCATTTAAAATTTTTGATAAAGTTTTATTGCCAGCAAAATTTGGCGGAGTAATAAAGAATAGAAAAGAACAATTTATTGAAGAAATAAGCGAGCTTGTTGAAAGAGATATTATTAATAGTGATACAATTTTAGCTAATTTTAATAATGAAAACTTTGAAAAAGTACTTAATGAGATTGTAAAAGAATTTTTTAATGAAGAACTTAAAAAGTTAATAAATAATATGGAATTTAGAGATATACATAATTACGAAAGTATAATTGACAATATATTATGTTGTTTTACAGAAACATTAAAAGTCAATTCTAATTTAGTTGATAAAGTGATAAATGAAATAGATTTTAATGATGACATAACTTTTAAAGTTACAACAAATATTTGTGAAAAATTTATTCAAGAAATTGAAGAAGAAGTTGCAAAAACTAACTTTACTAGTGATTGTGTAAAAGAATTGTATGGTAAAATTTCTGAAGAAAATATTAGTGAAATTTTATGTTGTGAGAATTTAGATTTAGTAGAAAAGAATTTAACAGTAAACATTGAAAAATCAATTAATAATTTATTTTCAAATGATGAAATAATCTTAAATATACTAAATAACTTACATGATAAAATAGATACAAAATCTATAATGATAGAACTTCAGAAGAATCTGTACAATAAGACTTTATCAGATTATATTACAGAAGAAGAACTTGATAATATATGTGATAAATTATTTGATGTATTTATGACATATTTAAATTCTAATAATGGAAAGTCAAACTTTAAAGAGGTTTCAACATTTGCATTAAACATAATTAAAGATATGGATTATACAATCTATGATATTCTTCCAGAGGATTCAAGTAAGAAACTTACAGAGTTCATAAACAATTCAATACATAAAATGATGCCATATTTTTCTGAGTGGATAAATAAAAATAAAGATGAGTTTGATGTAATAATTGAGAATTCTATTGATGAAGCTATAGGAAGCCTTGATCCAGGAATTAAGAAGATGATTATAGCAAAAGTCCGTGCATTATTCCTAGATAATGTTTCTGCTAAAAATCAAATAGTAGAAAAAATTACTAATTATATAGAAAACTATAATATTGATGAAAATTCTATTGATGAAATATGTGATACAATACTTAATTATCTTAGAAACACTAAGATAAGTGAAATTGTAGAAAGCTTACAGAAGACTAATATAATTGAAAATTCTCAAATAGAAAATTTATTTGGATTTTTAAAGGAGCAATGCAATATTCATGGTAGGAGTATAATATATAATTTATTAAATATGCAGATGTCAAAAACATTTAAAGTTCTACTAAAAAGGGATTTAGATGAAATTTTTGAATGTAATATTAAACAATGGATAAATGATCTTATAATAACAAATAAACAAAACATTAATAATATTCTTTTGGAAAATCTAAAAACTTTAATATCTAGTAATTTTCAAGATTTTAAAAAGTCTACACTTTCTTCGATTATAGATAAAGAAACATTAACTGATAATATTGAAAAAATCAATGAATTTATAAATAAGATTTTAAATGAAAATAAGAATATCTTATGCCACAATATGAGTAGTTATTTAATAAATGGTTTAACTTTACTAAAAAATAGTGAAAAAGCTAAAGATGAAATATATAAAAGTACAATAAGCATTGTTAAAGTAAATCTTTTAGATAAAGGAAATTCTAATGTTTATGATGTTATATATGATAATTTATGCAAAGATGAAGTATATGAATCTGTAACCAAAGTTGTTAAAGATATTCTTGTAAAAAATTTAGATTTAATGTTAAAAGGAAAAGTAAAAGGTACTATTAGAAATAATCTTATGCAGTATGATGAAGATGAAATTTGCGATTTAGCTCAAAGATTCATGGGGAATGAGCTTAAGCCTTTATCCATGTTTGGAGGTGTCTTAGGTTTTATCTGCGGTATATTATTTGGTTTGGTTTTTAAGAATATAAGTATTAATGGATTTTATTCCAATATGAGTGAACAGATATTATCTATTTTACTTATGGGCTTTGTTGGAATAATAACAAATGTTATAGCTATTAACATGCTATTTAAACCATATACTAAAAATAAATTTTTATCTAAAATACCTTTTATAAGAAGATTTGCATTAGGATATATTCCAGCCCATAAAGATAATATGAGTAATGCAATTGGAAATGTTATAGATAATGATCTTTTAAATAGAAATTACCTTTATTCCATTTTAAAGCAACATAAAGAAAATATTAAAATAAAACTTTTTGAAACTGCAGAAAAAAATGATTTTAAAATAGTATCAGATTTTATAATTTCTCAAAAAAATATAGCAGAAAAGAGTTTGAATAAAATATTTTTCAATTATTTTATCAATAATAAAAATAAAGCAATTGAAAAGATAAATTCACATTTAATGAATACAAAAATAAATGAAAACTTAATCAAAAAACAATTGATTGATGATATTATTGAAAAAGCAAAAATAGAAGAGAAAATAAAGGAAATTTCTTTTGAATATTTGGAAAACATAATTAAAAGTTCTCATAAGGTTGAAGAGTTTATTTTGCCAGAAGCGAAAGATAAACTAGGAGAATACTTTAATCGTGGAATAAATAAATCAATAAATAATATTGGTAATAAAATTGAAAGTATTCAAATGGAAAGCATTATATGTGAATATGTAATTAATATAATAAAAAACAAAGAAATTTCAAATAAAATTATTGATAATATTTCTTATTTTATTAGTAAAAATAGCAAAAGATACATTATAAATTCAATAGAAAACTCTGGATCAAAACTTACATCAGTAATTTTAAAGGATGAAAATACAATAGAAACAATATTAAATGGAAAGATAAAAGTTTTTATTGATAAAAATTTATTTAAACTCACAGAGTTTGCTATTTATAAAATAAAAATACTATTAATAGATAATGAAAATTTTATTAAGGACAATATAAAAGTAAAGATAGGAGAATCTCTAAACTTTTTTGAAAAAATGGGTTATGCCATGGCTGGTGGTGATGACATAGTAGATAGGGCAGTAAATATTATGATTCACAAAAATATGCCTGTTTTCATAAGTGACCGTTTCTTTGAAATAACTAATATAATTAAAGACAGTTTTGATAATTATTTATATAAAGTAAAGATAAATGAAATTTGTTCTTCGCTTAATGAGGATAATGTAAACAAATTTATATGTGGAATTTGTGAAAATCTAAATAATAATGAATACATAACAAAATATTATGAAAGTAGTATTAATACATTATTGCACTCTGTGTTAGATAACATTGATGAAGAAATTATTAAAACTTCAGTAAGTAAATTTCATAAAGAATTCTGTTTAATTCAAGGGTTAATTTCAGAGAATATTAAAAATAAAGAAGTCTCGGACTATGTATATAGAGTATCAGAAAATTATGTTATACAATCAATATATAATATGGAAATGCAAAATATATTTAAAGAATATGATTTAAATAATATAAAAGACTTATTAAACAACATATCAAACAAGTTGGAAATTGAGGATTTTCTAAAAGAGAAAACATTTGAATTAATGAGTGTCTACATAAAAAATAAACGTATTTCTAATATTGTTGATAAATCTATTGCACAAGAGTGTTTAATATCTAAATATACTAGTTTATTTGATAATAGTGAATTTATAGAGAATTCTACTAAAATAATTAGTGATTTTAGTGAAATATTAATTAGAAATGAGAAAAATATTTTTAATTACAATACTAAATCCCAGATAATTGATATTCTTTGTGATTCATCATTAGATTCTTTTATTAATAATTCAAGCAATATAATAGAATCTATAAAATTAAAGGCAATAACAAAAAATCAAATAGAGCTCATGAATCCAAAGGAACTTCATGAATTATTTTTATCATTTTCAGGAACGTTGTTTAAGAAGCTCTATTTATATGGAGCATTTGGAGCAGTGTTTGGTATTAATTTGTGGATACCTGTTATTTTAGGAATAAAAGAAAGTATAGATACTTCAAATTCTAATTCAGATATAGTAGAGGAACATTAA
- a CDS encoding 3-deoxy-7-phosphoheptulonate synthase has product MSFTNIRKIPSPEEIIAMTPLEEHLKKIKAERDEEIKNIFAGKSDKFVVIIGPCSADDEDSVCDYVNRLAQVNEKVKDKLFIVPRIYTNKPRTTGEGYKGMLHQPDPEKSPNMLEGLFSIRKMFIRAIKETHLTPADEMLYPCNHIYCDDLLTYVAVGARSVENQQHRLTASGVDVPVGMKNPTSGDLSVMFNSIHAAHCKHDFIYKDHEVTTSGNLYAHAIMRGSVNKHGNSIPNYHYEDLLRVAELYSEHDFPNPAVIVDANHNNSNKKYFEQPRIVKEILHSRDCNSKLKKLVKGVMIESYIEEGCQKIDEHIYGKSITDPCLGWEETEKLLYQIAEQA; this is encoded by the coding sequence ATGAGTTTTACAAATATAAGAAAAATACCGTCTCCAGAGGAAATAATAGCTATGACTCCTCTGGAAGAGCATTTAAAAAAAATCAAAGCTGAAAGAGACGAAGAAATAAAAAATATTTTTGCTGGCAAGAGTGATAAGTTTGTTGTCATTATTGGGCCTTGCTCAGCTGATGATGAAGATTCTGTGTGTGATTATGTAAATAGATTAGCACAAGTAAATGAAAAAGTTAAAGATAAATTATTCATAGTTCCAAGAATTTATACTAATAAACCAAGAACTACAGGTGAAGGATATAAAGGAATGCTTCATCAGCCAGATCCTGAAAAATCACCAAATATGCTTGAAGGTTTATTTTCAATTAGAAAAATGTTTATAAGAGCAATTAAGGAAACACACCTAACTCCTGCTGATGAAATGTTATATCCTTGTAATCACATTTACTGTGATGATTTATTAACTTATGTTGCTGTTGGTGCAAGAAGTGTTGAAAATCAACAACATAGACTTACAGCAAGTGGTGTCGATGTTCCTGTTGGTATGAAAAATCCAACAAGTGGTGATTTAAGTGTAATGTTCAATTCAATACACGCAGCCCATTGTAAACATGACTTTATTTATAAGGATCATGAAGTTACTACAAGTGGTAACCTTTATGCACATGCAATCATGAGAGGTTCTGTAAACAAACATGGAAATAGCATCCCTAATTATCACTATGAAGATTTATTAAGAGTTGCTGAACTTTACAGTGAACATGATTTTCCTAATCCAGCTGTTATAGTTGATGCAAATCACAATAATTCAAACAAAAAATATTTTGAGCAGCCACGTATTGTTAAAGAAATTTTACATAGTAGAGACTGCAATAGTAAACTAAAGAAATTAGTTAAAGGTGTTATGATCGAAAGCTATATTGAAGAAGGATGTCAAAAAATTGATGAACATATTTATGGCAAATCAATTACTGATCCATGTCTTGGATGGGAAGAAACAGAAAAACTTCTTTATCAAATAGCTGAACAAGCATAA
- a CDS encoding hemerythrin domain-containing protein has protein sequence MKIDNLLRQHREIYKDLDKIKKLVSKSDFENYYTEFSRDLSLLSGKLQIHLNTEDKFLYPALLKKEDLKEKTQKYIIEIKNLLNDFTKYKNKFNTKSKLMNYDENFIKKETIYMIKQIESRMIKEEGDIYELC, from the coding sequence ATGAAAATAGATAATTTATTAAGACAACATAGAGAAATTTATAAGGATTTAGATAAAATAAAGAAACTTGTTTCTAAAAGTGACTTTGAGAATTATTATACAGAATTTTCACGTGATTTATCATTATTGTCAGGAAAATTACAGATACATTTGAATACAGAAGATAAATTCTTATATCCCGCTCTTTTAAAAAAAGAAGATTTAAAAGAAAAAACTCAAAAATATATTATTGAAATAAAAAATCTTTTGAATGACTTTACTAAGTATAAGAATAAATTTAATACTAAAAGTAAGTTAATGAATTATGATGAAAATTTTATAAAAAAGGAAACTATATATATGATAAAACAAATTGAAAGTAGAATGATAAAAGAAGAAGGGGATATATATGAATTATGCTAA
- a CDS encoding 3D domain-containing protein, whose protein sequence is MRKKYSSFSCFILNKTSLKFFTITMLCTLLCNFVFVNEKVQAVTSSTSVANTDIVCSSTAYTGGGVTATGISCVRKPFGLSTIAVDPDVIPFNSAVYVEGYGYAIAADCGGAIKGNKIDVYFDSESECSNWGVRNVTVTILGNSTGR, encoded by the coding sequence ATGCGAAAAAAATACAGCTCATTTTCTTGTTTTATTTTAAATAAAACAAGTCTTAAATTCTTTACAATAACTATGTTATGTACTTTATTGTGTAACTTTGTTTTTGTAAATGAAAAAGTACAAGCTGTAACTTCTTCTACGTCAGTTGCAAATACGGATATTGTATGTTCTTCTACAGCGTATACTGGTGGTGGAGTAACAGCTACTGGTATTTCATGTGTGAGAAAACCTTTTGGGTTAAGTACAATTGCAGTTGATCCTGATGTAATCCCATTTAATTCAGCAGTTTATGTAGAAGGATATGGTTATGCAATAGCTGCAGATTGTGGTGGTGCTATTAAAGGAAATAAAATTGATGTTTACTTTGATAGCGAATCTGAATGTTCTAATTGGGGTGTAAGAAATGTTACAGTCACAATACTTGGAAATTCAACTGGAAGGTAA
- a CDS encoding D-isomer specific 2-hydroxyacid dehydrogenase family protein, with product MKILAYSHRKDETEFFKEFSKKYNVDIVLTDEEPNMETVNLSKGIEYISIITTPIHEELLKKFKEYGVKFISTRTIGYDHIDLENAQKLGIHIGNATYSPSSVADYAIMMILMSVRKMKLILDRSTVQDFSLNMVQGKELKNLTVGVLGTGRIGETVIKHLSGFGCNIIAHDVYEKDTVKKYAEYKNLDYVLKNSDILTFHMPATEDNYHIINKKTISEMRDNVFIINTSRGSLINTEDLIEGLEKGKIAGAALDVIENESGLYYNDLKGKILENRNLAILKSFPNVIVTPHTAFYTDQAVSDMVENSIKSILLFDQNKDNPWQVL from the coding sequence ATGAAAATTCTAGCATATAGTCATAGGAAAGATGAAACAGAATTTTTTAAGGAATTCAGCAAAAAGTATAATGTGGATATTGTACTTACAGATGAGGAACCTAATATGGAAACAGTAAATTTAAGTAAAGGAATAGAGTACATAAGTATAATAACAACTCCTATACATGAAGAATTATTAAAAAAATTTAAAGAATATGGTGTGAAATTTATTTCTACAAGAACAATTGGATATGATCATATTGATTTAGAGAATGCACAAAAGTTAGGAATTCATATAGGAAATGCAACTTATTCACCTAGCAGTGTTGCAGATTATGCTATTATGATGATACTAATGTCAGTTAGAAAAATGAAATTGATATTAGATAGAAGTACAGTTCAAGATTTTTCTTTAAATATGGTTCAGGGGAAAGAACTTAAAAATCTCACTGTAGGTGTTTTGGGGACAGGAAGAATAGGAGAGACAGTAATAAAACATTTAAGTGGCTTTGGATGTAATATTATTGCTCATGATGTTTATGAAAAAGATACTGTAAAAAAATATGCAGAGTACAAAAATTTAGATTATGTTTTAAAAAATAGTGATATTTTAACATTTCATATGCCAGCAACTGAAGATAATTATCACATTATAAATAAAAAAACTATTTCAGAAATGAGAGACAATGTATTTATAATAAATACGAGCAGAGGGTCGCTAATTAATACTGAAGATTTAATTGAAGGTCTAGAAAAAGGAAAAATTGCAGGTGCAGCACTAGATGTTATTGAAAATGAAAGCGGGCTGTATTACAATGACTTAAAAGGGAAAATACTAGAAAACAGAAACCTTGCTATTTTGAAATCTTTTCCAAATGTAATTGTTACTCCACACACAGCATTCTATACAGATCAAGCTGTAAGTGATATGGTTGAAAATTCAATAAAAAGCATCTTGCTCTTTGATCAAAATAAAGACAATCCATGGCAGGTATTATAG
- a CDS encoding nitrite reductase, with protein sequence MNYANLQKIRNGKRTYSITPHIPGGFITIDTMKKITNVCEKYNGVLKITSGQRILITNLREEDIPFIWNELQMEPAVKSTNSVKNVEMCPAGFCKREKFNTISTGMKLSKKYTWMEMPCRTKIGVAGCRNACGSVYSKDVGLIADKTGFIVCAGGSGGYNPRLADVIAKDLTEKEALKMIDNIFEYYKENAEPGEKLGFFIDRIGSDTFKLNICK encoded by the coding sequence ATGAATTATGCTAATCTTCAAAAAATAAGGAATGGTAAAAGAACTTACAGTATTACCCCACATATTCCAGGTGGATTTATTACCATTGATACTATGAAAAAAATAACTAATGTTTGTGAAAAATACAATGGTGTATTAAAAATTACATCTGGTCAGAGAATATTGATAACTAACCTTAGAGAAGAAGACATTCCTTTTATATGGAATGAACTGCAAATGGAACCAGCTGTTAAAAGTACAAATTCAGTTAAAAATGTAGAAATGTGTCCAGCAGGTTTTTGTAAGAGAGAAAAGTTTAATACAATCAGTACAGGAATGAAACTTTCGAAAAAATATACATGGATGGAAATGCCATGCAGAACTAAAATAGGAGTTGCTGGATGTAGAAATGCATGTGGAAGTGTATATAGTAAAGATGTTGGACTAATAGCTGATAAAACTGGATTTATAGTATGTGCAGGAGGGTCAGGTGGATATAATCCTAGACTTGCAGATGTTATAGCTAAAGATTTAACTGAAAAGGAAGCATTAAAAATGATAGATAATATATTTGAATACTATAAAGAAAATGCCGAGCCTGGTGAGAAGTTAGGATTTTTTATAGATAGAATAGGCTCAGATACTTTTAAACTTAATATTTGTAAATGA